A genomic stretch from uncultured Pseudodesulfovibrio sp. includes:
- a CDS encoding alpha/beta hydrolase — translation MRTIVLLFITVLALPANLLAASGSAYPYDDPFQATVYGTPPELVHTIKAPANTKLRSLRIKNRQVPSVFSYSDEMYYTTALQDDEAPLIFIIAGTGAEHNSTKMKFLTQAFHQAGYHVVALSSPTHMNFIVSVSEFAAPGYVPHDVDDLYRVMLWIKKEIEQEREITDYFITGYSLGAMHAAFLTHKDSELGDFNFRKALMINPPVSLYHSVGRLDSWLTPKNLGNRTEHEEIERLVNIFSSYYERANVTDLDDDFLYEMITHVDLKDEDLRALIAVDFRVSSSSMIFSSDVCLQAGYIVPPDAYPLTAGTPLMPYAEEAFDISFEEYMTEFLLPYLQHLYPAMDRYDMLKSCSLYPIRSYLKETDKIVLIGNRDDVILNKQDLSFINSVFGTRAKLFPTGGHCGNIMFGPFVESMLEMVKP, via the coding sequence ATGCGCACAATTGTCCTTCTGTTCATTACCGTATTAGCGCTGCCTGCAAACCTTCTGGCTGCAAGCGGTTCGGCATATCCCTATGATGATCCCTTTCAGGCCACCGTTTATGGTACGCCGCCGGAACTGGTCCACACGATAAAAGCCCCTGCCAACACAAAACTTCGGTCCCTGCGCATCAAGAATCGGCAAGTGCCGAGCGTCTTCTCCTACAGCGATGAAATGTACTACACCACAGCTCTACAAGACGACGAGGCACCTCTCATCTTCATCATTGCGGGCACAGGGGCCGAACACAATTCCACCAAAATGAAATTCCTGACTCAGGCTTTCCATCAGGCCGGGTATCATGTCGTGGCCCTTTCTTCGCCAACGCACATGAATTTTATTGTGAGCGTTTCGGAATTCGCTGCACCGGGCTATGTCCCCCACGATGTAGACGACCTCTACAGGGTAATGCTCTGGATCAAGAAAGAGATAGAACAGGAAAGGGAAATAACCGACTACTTCATCACGGGATACAGTCTCGGCGCAATGCACGCTGCTTTTCTCACCCATAAGGACTCAGAACTCGGCGATTTCAATTTTCGTAAAGCACTCATGATCAATCCGCCCGTCAGCCTCTATCACTCCGTGGGCCGACTCGATTCATGGTTGACCCCGAAAAACCTTGGCAACAGGACAGAACACGAAGAAATCGAGCGGCTTGTCAACATTTTCTCCAGCTACTATGAACGCGCAAACGTCACAGACCTGGACGATGACTTCCTGTATGAAATGATCACCCATGTCGACCTGAAAGACGAAGATTTGCGGGCGCTCATTGCTGTGGACTTCCGAGTATCGTCATCATCCATGATCTTTTCTTCCGACGTCTGTTTGCAAGCCGGGTATATAGTCCCTCCCGATGCATACCCCCTCACGGCAGGCACACCGCTCATGCCATATGCCGAAGAAGCTTTTGATATCAGCTTCGAAGAATACATGACAGAATTCCTCCTGCCCTATTTGCAGCATTTGTATCCAGCTATGGATCGCTACGACATGCTCAAAAGCTGCAGTTTGTATCCTATCCGATCATACCTCAAAGAGACGGACAAGATCGTCCTTATCGGTAACCGCGACGACGTCATACTCAACAAACAAGACCTCTCTTTCATCAACAGCGTGTTCGGCACTCGTGCGAAGCTGTTCCCGACGGGTGGGCATTGCGGCAATATAATGTTTGGTCCGTTTGTCGAATCCATGCTCGAGATGGTGAAGCCATAA
- a CDS encoding VacJ family lipoprotein has protein sequence MRKTATTALQCILVFSLLSLLGACGAATTTHVDPALTLPVSKFQTTANHWPKASQHGLNFMEVNDPWEPLNRHLYDFNAGFDEYFMLPVTSGYEAVLPSPIRSGISNLIQNVNELPTLVNCMLQGKIEKSAITSSRFLINSTFGLAGIMDLASDNPNFTLQKEDFGQTLGVWGFGNGPYFVMPIFGPSNVRDTFGFGGDFMLVLLQMKHTYRLLGVNNPQTVGYAELALRALNRRSNTAFRYHGTGSPFEYEMIRFIYTKKRELDIRH, from the coding sequence ATGCGCAAAACAGCCACAACAGCCCTTCAATGCATTCTCGTATTCTCCCTGCTGTCACTCCTCGGAGCATGTGGTGCAGCCACGACGACCCACGTTGACCCGGCTCTCACTCTTCCCGTTTCGAAATTTCAAACCACCGCCAACCATTGGCCTAAAGCCAGCCAACACGGTCTTAATTTCATGGAAGTGAATGATCCATGGGAACCTCTGAACCGCCACCTCTATGATTTCAACGCCGGATTCGATGAATATTTCATGCTCCCTGTCACCTCGGGGTACGAAGCCGTACTGCCTTCCCCCATACGCTCAGGTATTTCAAATCTCATACAGAATGTGAATGAGCTGCCGACCCTTGTGAACTGCATGCTGCAAGGCAAAATCGAGAAAAGTGCCATCACCTCGTCACGGTTCCTCATCAACTCGACCTTTGGTCTCGCCGGAATCATGGACCTGGCCTCTGACAACCCCAATTTCACACTCCAAAAAGAAGACTTCGGACAAACGCTCGGGGTGTGGGGTTTTGGAAATGGGCCATATTTTGTCATGCCGATATTCGGCCCATCCAACGTGCGTGACACATTCGGTTTCGGCGGAGATTTCATGCTCGTGCTGTTACAGATGAAACACACATACAGATTGCTCGGAGTGAATAACCCCCAGACCGTAGGGTATGCAGAACTCGCGCTTCGTGCTTTGAACAGACGCTCAAACACGGCTTTTCGTTATCATGGAACAGGGTCGCCTTTCGAGTATGAGATGATTCGTTTTATTTACACAAAAAAACGGGAACTGGACATTCGGCACTAA
- a CDS encoding N-acetyltransferase, whose translation MNLTIRTATEADRDSVYRVESQAFGYDKEAKLVDSLLGDSTAEPCVSLLAFEKDQVVGHILFTAGRIEGSERKISLLAPLSVVPDSQGKGVGGKLIDAGLKLLAEMGIELVFVLGHPGYYPKFGFTPAHPYGLNAPFPIPEKHADAWMVQALNDTELCSVRGTVVCADALNKPEHWRE comes from the coding sequence TTGAACTTGACGATACGAACAGCTACCGAAGCGGACCGGGACAGCGTGTATAGAGTAGAGTCTCAAGCATTTGGGTATGATAAAGAAGCAAAATTGGTGGACTCCCTTTTGGGTGACTCCACAGCAGAACCCTGTGTATCGCTTCTTGCCTTTGAAAAAGATCAGGTCGTAGGACATATTCTGTTTACTGCAGGTAGGATCGAAGGAAGCGAGCGCAAAATATCATTGCTAGCTCCCCTCTCTGTGGTTCCCGATTCTCAGGGGAAGGGCGTTGGGGGCAAGCTCATTGATGCTGGGTTAAAGCTCCTCGCTGAGATGGGTATAGAGTTGGTTTTTGTGCTTGGGCATCCAGGCTATTATCCCAAATTTGGGTTCACACCTGCTCATCCCTATGGTTTGAACGCTCCATTTCCAATTCCTGAAAAACATGCAGATGCCTGGATGGTTCAAGCCTTGAATGATACAGAATTGTGTTCTGTGCGAGGAACAGTTGTATGCGCTGATGCGTTGAATAAACCTGAACATTGGCGAGAGTGA
- a CDS encoding RsmB/NOP family class I SAM-dependent RNA methyltransferase, protein MTQFGRTFRLVCDDKAVPLVESLLVAQGFSFEPEPFFSGARKLIHEPFPLGESLASRFGLIYIQDRSSMLPPLTLDPPVGASVLDMCSAPGSKTSLLSRLVGPHGFVFASEPSADRLGTLRANLRRTGSINAVTAKAMAQDLPFPEQSWDYIQLDPPCSGWGTAEKNPKVMDVWSGSKTAPLIALQKTLLEKAAGLLKPGGVVLYSTCTTNIEENEEQVAWALETLDLELEMLAEPKGFIFGAPLMEGMDGVLRVSEDSAGQGFFLARFRKKRSVSATDGPRVQKRELPGNKLTVSRMIGGEFLHLENLPAGAVFDFGGKAFFLPEQALKTIPGSIRWQGFPLGKVAGKGEKLKFLPGGLARILLPPNPDQAQGDVLDVDDIDILEQLFTGQSVRFASGKGPVGLYYRGLPLGWLSRKGSRLLWSIK, encoded by the coding sequence ATGACGCAATTTGGACGAACATTCCGCCTCGTGTGTGACGATAAAGCTGTTCCGCTCGTGGAAAGCCTTCTCGTCGCTCAAGGCTTTTCCTTTGAACCCGAACCCTTTTTTTCTGGTGCCCGGAAACTGATACATGAACCTTTTCCCCTTGGTGAAAGTCTGGCGTCTCGTTTTGGGCTTATATACATTCAGGATCGGTCGTCCATGCTACCGCCTTTGACGCTTGATCCGCCTGTTGGTGCCAGTGTTTTGGACATGTGTTCCGCCCCGGGCAGCAAGACCAGCTTGTTGTCTCGTCTGGTTGGGCCGCATGGATTCGTCTTTGCGTCTGAACCTTCGGCGGACAGGCTCGGGACGCTCCGAGCCAATCTTCGTCGAACGGGTTCTATCAACGCGGTCACGGCCAAAGCGATGGCTCAGGATTTGCCGTTCCCGGAGCAGTCCTGGGATTATATCCAGCTTGATCCCCCATGCAGCGGGTGGGGCACTGCGGAAAAGAATCCCAAAGTCATGGACGTATGGTCCGGTTCCAAGACGGCTCCTTTGATTGCATTGCAAAAGACGCTCCTTGAGAAGGCCGCTGGCCTGTTGAAGCCCGGCGGCGTGGTCCTGTATTCGACTTGTACTACTAATATAGAAGAAAACGAGGAACAGGTGGCCTGGGCGTTGGAGACGCTTGACTTAGAGCTGGAAATGCTTGCCGAGCCGAAGGGGTTTATTTTTGGCGCACCTCTCATGGAAGGCATGGATGGCGTGTTGCGCGTGTCCGAAGATTCGGCTGGACAGGGTTTTTTCTTGGCACGCTTTAGAAAAAAGAGGTCGGTGAGTGCAACAGACGGCCCTCGTGTGCAAAAAAGAGAGTTGCCCGGAAATAAATTGACTGTTTCCCGAATGATAGGCGGAGAGTTTCTTCATTTGGAAAACCTTCCCGCTGGTGCGGTTTTTGACTTCGGCGGCAAAGCCTTCTTCCTGCCGGAGCAGGCGCTGAAGACGATCCCCGGCTCCATTCGTTGGCAGGGCTTTCCTTTGGGCAAGGTCGCCGGTAAAGGAGAAAAGTTGAAGTTCCTGCCTGGTGGACTTGCCAGGATTCTATTGCCGCCAAACCCGGATCAGGCGCAAGGTGATGTTTTGGATGTCGATGATATTGATATCTTGGAACAGTTGTTCACTGGTCAAAGCGTTCGTTTTGCCAGCGGCAAAGGGCCTGTCGGGTTGTATTATCGCGGTCTTCCGCTAGGATGGTTGTCCCGCAAGGGGAGTAGACTTTTGTGGTCTATAAAATAA
- a CDS encoding VCBS repeat-containing protein, protein MTHRRFITACIALMATLLMAAPALAAGAKSFAVVPFTYNGPQKYAYFPKALQASLESDLEWLGQVEPTTKDTSSLTTPSNKADALNSLRGLGINHLVFGDIAILGKKAHIKMEVVSEDGKSWIQKGEMGLDEITSWLDKQSKVIQGDVFNRPGYGTAEVEAKKEVDTDRPASPMSSAFIPADGGGYQQDNLNPQFRYEGGTETAGRWKSQTMRFSSYGLYVTDGDADGQNEVFILQESAISAYRFKEGKLQHLSTFELPSNVTCVRLEVADLNKDGMPEFIVGGYQFESKYGIKAPNGQPRSSILSFEGGKFKYIVKKYSKFLGILRIPPTYMPILVAQKKGQRYLFDKDIYEAFIKGDSISIGQRIQAPPFGTVYNMTYLPQELGYNYVILSNKNKLVTYSQTMERLNESDATFNSSGVVIPTADKMLGMGPGITEERQTYYNIPFRMVTAPLTSKKYELLVNKDLSASAQVFSSYHYYTQGEIHSLSWDGVGMNLAWKTRRIKGQVSDIALADLNNDGHKQLCVLINTFAGIGYGNRKTVVVTYDLNLQ, encoded by the coding sequence ATGACTCATCGACGTTTTATTACCGCTTGTATCGCTCTTATGGCGACCCTGCTCATGGCTGCCCCGGCACTGGCCGCTGGAGCCAAGAGCTTCGCAGTCGTCCCATTCACATACAACGGTCCCCAAAAATACGCATATTTCCCCAAGGCACTCCAGGCGAGCCTGGAAAGTGATCTGGAGTGGCTGGGCCAAGTTGAACCGACCACCAAGGACACTTCCTCCCTGACCACACCTTCCAATAAGGCCGACGCCCTCAACTCACTTCGTGGGCTTGGCATCAATCATCTTGTCTTCGGTGACATCGCTATCCTCGGTAAAAAGGCACATATCAAGATGGAAGTGGTGAGTGAGGACGGCAAATCCTGGATACAGAAAGGAGAGATGGGACTGGATGAAATCACCTCCTGGCTGGATAAGCAAAGCAAAGTTATTCAGGGCGACGTGTTCAACCGCCCCGGCTATGGGACTGCAGAAGTGGAAGCAAAGAAGGAGGTCGACACCGACCGGCCTGCTTCCCCGATGTCATCCGCATTCATCCCCGCAGACGGTGGCGGGTATCAACAGGACAATCTGAATCCCCAGTTCCGCTATGAAGGAGGCACTGAGACAGCCGGACGCTGGAAAAGCCAGACCATGCGATTCTCCTCCTATGGACTGTACGTGACCGATGGCGATGCTGACGGACAAAATGAAGTATTCATTCTCCAAGAATCTGCAATTTCAGCGTACCGATTCAAGGAAGGGAAACTGCAGCATCTGTCCACGTTTGAACTGCCGTCCAATGTCACCTGTGTCCGCTTGGAAGTCGCTGATCTCAATAAAGACGGCATGCCTGAATTCATCGTTGGCGGATATCAGTTCGAATCTAAGTACGGCATAAAGGCTCCGAACGGACAGCCCCGCTCAAGTATTCTTTCTTTCGAGGGCGGAAAATTCAAATATATTGTCAAAAAATACAGCAAATTCCTCGGAATTCTGCGCATTCCCCCAACCTACATGCCCATTCTCGTTGCTCAGAAGAAAGGCCAGCGTTACCTGTTTGACAAGGACATCTATGAAGCCTTCATCAAGGGAGATTCCATTTCCATCGGTCAGCGGATTCAGGCTCCCCCCTTTGGCACCGTATATAATATGACATATCTGCCTCAGGAGCTTGGCTACAACTACGTCATCCTCAGCAACAAAAACAAACTCGTCACTTACAGCCAGACCATGGAACGACTCAACGAGTCTGACGCGACATTCAACAGTTCCGGCGTGGTTATTCCAACGGCAGACAAGATGCTCGGCATGGGACCCGGCATAACTGAAGAACGGCAGACGTATTACAACATCCCCTTCAGGATGGTCACGGCTCCACTCACTTCCAAGAAATACGAACTGCTGGTCAACAAGGATTTGTCCGCATCGGCTCAAGTCTTTTCCAGCTACCATTACTATACTCAGGGCGAAATACATTCGCTGTCCTGGGATGGCGTGGGCATGAACCTCGCGTGGAAAACCCGCCGCATCAAGGGCCAGGTTTCCGACATTGCTCTAGCCGACCTGAACAACGACGGCCACAAACAGCTGTGCGTTCTCATCAACACCTTTGCGGGTATCGGTTACGGTAACCGCAAGACTGTGGTCGTGACCTACGACCTCAACCTCCAGTAG
- a CDS encoding TRAP transporter substrate-binding protein: protein MRKIMSLMAASIALACLMGASAMAGTTLTYANFPPAPTFPCIQMEHWKAEVEKRTNGDVTVQTFPGSTLLGAKNMLRGVQTGQADIGCISTAYYPGVFPLISVVNLPVAFTSTEVASMVMWDMFQKYQPEEFKDVKVLTMFTSAPSHIMSKVAVKQLSDLNGLELRASGSILKILSGLGAQGVGMPMSQTPEALQKGVVKGLVSSYDVLKDMNFAELCRYETVTNLPVYPFAIIMNKDRWESLSAETKKILDDLGREQAQWTGKYLDDYTSKALAWSKEKYQVEVFELTDTDYAEIKKQGEPLITAWKADAAKAGLDAEAILAEMLALKAKYEAQ from the coding sequence ATGCGAAAAATCATGAGCCTGATGGCGGCCAGTATTGCGCTGGCCTGTCTGATGGGTGCCTCGGCCATGGCCGGGACCACCCTGACCTACGCAAACTTCCCACCGGCACCGACCTTCCCATGCATCCAGATGGAACATTGGAAAGCCGAAGTCGAAAAGCGGACGAATGGCGATGTTACAGTGCAGACCTTCCCAGGTTCCACGTTGTTGGGCGCTAAGAACATGCTCAGGGGCGTGCAAACCGGGCAGGCCGACATCGGATGTATCTCGACCGCCTATTATCCCGGCGTGTTCCCGCTTATTTCCGTGGTCAACCTGCCCGTGGCCTTCACTTCTACCGAAGTGGCCAGCATGGTCATGTGGGACATGTTCCAAAAATATCAGCCTGAGGAATTCAAGGACGTAAAAGTTCTCACCATGTTCACCTCGGCTCCGTCCCACATCATGAGCAAGGTGGCCGTCAAGCAGTTGTCCGATCTCAATGGACTTGAACTGCGAGCCTCAGGTTCCATCCTGAAAATACTGAGCGGCCTTGGCGCACAGGGAGTGGGAATGCCCATGTCCCAGACGCCGGAAGCCCTCCAAAAAGGCGTGGTAAAAGGACTCGTGTCCTCCTACGACGTCTTGAAGGACATGAACTTCGCCGAGCTGTGCCGTTATGAGACCGTCACCAACCTGCCGGTTTATCCGTTCGCCATCATCATGAACAAGGATCGCTGGGAATCCCTGTCTGCCGAAACCAAAAAGATCCTTGACGATCTTGGCCGTGAACAGGCTCAATGGACCGGCAAGTACCTGGACGACTACACCAGCAAGGCGCTTGCATGGTCCAAAGAAAAATATCAGGTGGAAGTCTTTGAACTGACCGATACCGATTACGCCGAGATCAAGAAACAGGGTGAACCTCTCATCACAGCTTGGAAGGCTGACGCAGCCAAGGCCGGACTCGATGCGGAAGCCATCCTGGCAGAGATGCTCGCCCTCAAGGCGAAATACGAAGCACAATAA
- a CDS encoding TRAP transporter small permease: protein MIDTLDFISGVIAKTLTALAGIFLVAMMLLACANMVLRAVWAPLQGTFELMGFMGAVVATFSLAFAQRKKAHIAVGILLARFPATVRRLADAATSACSCAFFTLAGIETWKWAAFLVQTNEVSETLQIIYHPFVFAASAGCLALAFVLAVDTLKTLTAEKVA from the coding sequence ATGATCGATACTCTGGACTTCATCAGCGGCGTCATCGCCAAAACACTCACTGCACTGGCCGGAATTTTCCTCGTAGCCATGATGCTTCTGGCATGCGCCAACATGGTACTGCGTGCCGTATGGGCACCGTTGCAGGGCACTTTCGAGCTCATGGGTTTCATGGGCGCGGTTGTAGCCACCTTTTCATTGGCCTTTGCGCAGCGCAAAAAAGCCCACATCGCCGTGGGCATCCTGCTTGCCCGATTTCCGGCAACCGTCCGACGATTGGCTGACGCAGCCACCAGCGCTTGCTCCTGCGCATTCTTTACGCTGGCCGGTATCGAAACATGGAAATGGGCAGCGTTTCTCGTACAGACAAACGAGGTCTCGGAAACTCTCCAGATCATCTACCATCCGTTTGTTTTTGCCGCATCAGCAGGCTGCCTCGCATTGGCATTCGTTCTGGCTGTCGACACCCTCAAAACCCTGACCGCAGAAAAGGTGGCGTAA